The Neomonachus schauinslandi chromosome 11, ASM220157v2, whole genome shotgun sequence genome contains a region encoding:
- the LOC110593425 gene encoding 40S ribosomal protein S10-like, with translation MPKKNQIAIYELLFKEGVMVVKKDVHMPKHPELADKNVPNLHVMKAMQSLKSRGYVKEQFAWRHFYWYLTNEGIQYLRDYLHLPPEIVPATLRRSHPETGRPRPKGLEGERPARLTRGETDRHTYRRSAVPPGADKKAEAGAASATEFQFRGGFGRGRGQPPQ, from the coding sequence ATGCCCAAGAAGAACCAAATTGCCATTTATGAACTCCTTTTCAAGGAGGGAGTGATGGTGGTCAAGAAGGATGTCCACATGCCCAAACACCCTGAGCTGGCAGACAAGAATGTGCCCAACCTTCACGTCATGAAGGCCATGCAGTCTCTCAAATCACGAGGCTACGTAAAGGAACAGTTTGCCTGGAGACATTTCTACTGGTACCTTACTAACGAGGGCATCCAATATCTCCGTGATTACCTCCACCTGCCCCCCGAGATTGTGCCTGCCACTCTGCGCCGCAGCCACCCTGAGACTGGCCGACCACGGCCCAAAGGTCTGGAGGGAGAGCGACCTGCAAGACTCACACGAGGGGAAACTGACAGACACACCTACAGACGAAGCGCTGTGCCCCCTGGTGCCGACAAGAAAGCTGAGGCCGGGGCTGCGTCAGCAACTGAGTTCCAGTTTAGAGGCGGATTTGGTCGTGGACGTGGTCAGCCACCTCAGTAA